The following are encoded in a window of Deltaproteobacteria bacterium genomic DNA:
- a CDS encoding histidine--tRNA ligase has protein sequence MEFRTLKGFKDILPDEAGTWRWLEQRARAVFVSYGFQEIRSPLLEKTELFSRSIGQDTDIVSKEMYTFPDGKGGSITLRPEATASLVRAYVQHRLYLQNPVQKLYTIGPMFRRERPQKGRFRQFHQIDVEIFGDPGPRSDADLIVMAVFLFESLGLRNLTLHINTLGCRGCRGQFRDELRKYLAERTPDLCTDCRRRVETNPLRVFDCKLEKCREVVSGAPSILDFICDECGSHFQGLQDYLKESRVPFEIDHKLVRGLDYYNRTTFEIQTDRLGAQNAVTGGGRYDGLVKEIGGPDHPGIGFAIGMERLITLLEEDRKPVSHGPDLFMIGLGERAEKKVFQWANALRRSGLWVEMEYAPKGLKAQMKRADRMGAGKVFIVGDNELESGKGILRDMNTKVQEEIELDDPVKQLEARIGSPREAKGPDDSAAP, from the coding sequence CAGGAGATCCGCTCGCCCCTCCTGGAGAAGACCGAGCTTTTCAGCCGCAGCATCGGACAGGACACCGATATCGTCAGCAAAGAGATGTACACCTTCCCCGACGGGAAAGGGGGGAGCATCACCCTGCGCCCGGAGGCCACAGCCTCCCTGGTCCGGGCCTATGTCCAACATCGCCTCTATCTGCAAAATCCTGTGCAGAAGCTTTATACCATCGGCCCGATGTTCAGGCGCGAACGCCCCCAGAAGGGTCGTTTCAGGCAATTCCACCAAATCGACGTGGAGATATTCGGGGACCCGGGCCCCCGCTCCGATGCGGATCTCATCGTCATGGCCGTGTTCCTGTTCGAATCTTTAGGCTTGAGGAATCTAACGCTTCATATAAACACACTGGGATGCCGCGGATGCCGCGGCCAATTCAGGGACGAACTCAGGAAGTACCTGGCCGAAAGGACCCCGGATCTCTGTACAGACTGCCGCCGCCGAGTGGAGACGAATCCCCTTCGTGTCTTTGACTGCAAGCTCGAAAAATGCAGGGAAGTGGTCTCCGGGGCCCCGTCTATTCTTGATTTCATATGCGATGAGTGCGGGTCGCATTTCCAAGGACTCCAGGATTACTTAAAAGAATCCCGGGTTCCCTTTGAGATCGATCACAAACTGGTTCGCGGCCTGGACTATTACAATCGGACCACTTTCGAAATCCAGACGGACCGACTGGGAGCACAAAATGCCGTTACAGGAGGAGGCCGGTACGACGGGCTGGTCAAAGAAATCGGGGGTCCGGATCATCCCGGCATCGGCTTCGCCATCGGGATGGAAAGACTCATCACCCTGCTGGAAGAAGACCGTAAACCTGTGAGCCACGGTCCCGATCTTTTCATGATCGGCCTGGGGGAGAGGGCGGAAAAGAAAGTGTTCCAATGGGCCAACGCCTTGAGGCGGTCCGGGCTGTGGGTCGAGATGGAATACGCCCCAAAGGGCCTGAAGGCCCAGATGAAGAGGGCGGACCGGATGGGGGCCGGGAAGGTCTTTATCGTGGGGGACAACGAATTGGAAAGCGGAAAAGGCATCCTGAGGGACATGAACACCAAGGTCCAGGAAGAGATCGAACTGGACGATCCGGTCAAACAACTGGAGGCGAGGATCGGGTCACCGCGGGAAGCCAAGGGCCCGGATGATTCAGCTGCTCCTTGA
- the aspS gene encoding aspartate--tRNA ligase, with protein sequence MEITTIDSIDRLEDWKRTHDCGSLRSENIGQEALLMGWVNSRRDLGNLIFIDLRDREGLTQIVFDPQEDPESHRRAHVLRNEWVIAVKGIVTPRLEGQENPALPTGAVEVKVRELKILNRTETPPFQVDGMVDGSEVLRLKYRYLELRRHRVFETFRKRHRMAACIRTHLNERGFIEVETPFLTKSTPEGARDYLVPSRVNRGMFYALPQSPQLFKQLLMIGGFDRYYQIVRCFRDEDLRADRQPEFTQVDMEMAFTNEEGVMEVVEGMLQALFRDVLDRDLSLPLPRMEYREAMDRFGTDRPDLRFGLELREITDLAGRSEFRVFKNVIASGGVVKAINVKGGAAAFSRKVLDELGRSAVDLGGKGLSWIKIKEDGWQSSLDKFFGEEIKTEMNRRMEGEPGDLFLLVSDQPAIVNRVLGALRLEVARRQDLIQGSDPSLLWVTRFPLLEYDEEEGRWVAVHHPFTAPLDEDLSYLEEDPGRVRARAYDIVLNGSEIGGGSVRIHNLAVQEEVFRNLGISPEEARLKFGFFLEALKYGAPPHAGIALGFDRLVAILAGVDSIRDVIAFPKTASATCPLTDAPSRVDSRQLEELGLSLRTQD encoded by the coding sequence ATGGAGATAACAACTATAGATAGCATTGACAGGCTCGAAGACTGGAAACGGACCCACGACTGCGGGAGTCTGCGCTCGGAAAACATCGGTCAGGAGGCCCTCCTGATGGGATGGGTCAACAGCCGGAGGGACCTTGGAAACCTTATCTTTATCGACCTTCGGGACAGAGAAGGCCTCACCCAGATCGTTTTCGACCCACAGGAGGACCCCGAGAGCCACCGCAGGGCCCATGTCCTCAGAAATGAATGGGTCATAGCGGTCAAGGGAATCGTTACTCCACGGCTAGAGGGGCAGGAGAACCCGGCCCTTCCCACCGGGGCCGTCGAGGTGAAGGTCCGGGAGCTCAAGATCCTGAACCGGACCGAGACCCCGCCCTTCCAGGTGGACGGCATGGTGGACGGCTCGGAGGTCCTCCGGCTGAAATACCGGTACCTGGAACTTAGGAGGCACCGGGTCTTCGAGACCTTCCGGAAGCGCCATCGCATGGCCGCATGCATCCGGACTCACCTCAACGAAAGGGGATTCATCGAGGTGGAGACCCCGTTCCTGACCAAAAGCACGCCCGAGGGTGCCAGGGACTACCTGGTCCCCAGCCGGGTCAACCGGGGCATGTTTTACGCCCTCCCCCAATCCCCCCAACTCTTCAAGCAGCTTTTGATGATCGGCGGCTTCGACCGTTATTACCAGATCGTTCGCTGCTTCAGGGACGAGGACCTGAGGGCGGATCGGCAGCCGGAATTCACTCAGGTGGACATGGAAATGGCCTTCACGAACGAGGAGGGCGTCATGGAGGTCGTGGAGGGGATGCTCCAGGCCCTTTTCCGCGACGTTCTGGACCGTGACCTCTCTCTCCCCCTGCCCCGGATGGAATACCGCGAGGCCATGGACCGTTTCGGCACAGACCGACCAGATCTAAGATTCGGCCTGGAGCTTCGCGAGATCACCGACCTTGCGGGCCGATCGGAGTTCCGGGTATTCAAGAACGTAATCGCATCAGGGGGCGTGGTCAAGGCCATAAATGTCAAGGGGGGCGCCGCAGCCTTTTCCCGGAAGGTCCTTGACGAACTAGGCCGTTCGGCGGTTGATCTCGGTGGCAAGGGACTCTCCTGGATCAAGATCAAAGAAGACGGGTGGCAGTCGAGCCTCGATAAATTCTTCGGGGAGGAGATCAAAACCGAAATGAACCGCAGGATGGAAGGGGAGCCCGGAGACCTGTTCCTCCTGGTTTCGGACCAGCCTGCCATCGTCAACCGGGTCCTGGGGGCCTTGAGGCTGGAAGTGGCCCGGCGGCAGGACCTGATCCAGGGATCGGATCCGTCGCTCCTTTGGGTGACCCGATTTCCCCTCCTTGAATACGACGAAGAGGAAGGGCGCTGGGTGGCCGTTCACCATCCCTTTACGGCACCCCTGGACGAGGACCTGTCCTACCTGGAGGAAGACCCAGGAAGGGTGCGGGCCCGGGCCTACGACATCGTGCTAAACGGAAGTGAAATCGGCGGGGGAAGCGTCAGGATCCACAATCTGGCGGTCCAGGAAGAGGTCTTCAGAAACCTGGGGATCTCTCCTGAAGAGGCCCGGCTTAAATTCGGGTTCTTCCTCGAGGCCCTTAAATATGGAGCGCCTCCCCACGCCGGCATTGCTCTGGGTTTCGACCGGCTCGTGGCCATTCTGGCGGGAGTGGACTCCATCCGGGATGTCATCGCCTTCCCCAAAACGGCAAGCGCCACCTGTCCCCTGACCGATGCCCCCTCCCGGGTGGACTCCCGCCAGCTCGAAGAGCTGGGGTTGTCCCTCCGGACCCAGGATTGA
- a CDS encoding PxxKW family cysteine-rich protein — translation MVCATVKQGMECTFMGKEGCRFNGGSCHTIVEQCEGCQRILDLPTGKFCANFPDPAIKWRFGTCNMATHVKTSKGVKNNKINPLKASKRGR, via the coding sequence ATGGTTTGTGCAACGGTAAAACAAGGGATGGAATGCACCTTCATGGGCAAGGAAGGGTGTCGATTTAACGGAGGATCCTGTCATACTATAGTTGAGCAATGTGAAGGATGCCAGAGGATCCTGGATCTCCCCACCGGAAAATTCTGCGCGAATTTTCCCGATCCCGCCATCAAGTGGCGATTCGGAACCTGCAACATGGCCACCCACGTTAAGACTTCCAAGGGCGTCAAGAACAACAAGATCAACCCCTTGAAGGCTTCCAAGCGCGGGAGATAA
- a CDS encoding 1-deoxy-D-xylulose-5-phosphate synthase — MGNGETTSILKQIDSPADLKDLDLKDLERLAKEIRREIIETVSRNGGHLAPSLGVVELTIALHYVFDAPKDKIIWDVGHQAYTHKLVTGRRERFRTLRTYGGISGFPKRSESPYDTFDTGHSSTSISAGLGISTAKALKGEKAKVIAVIGDGSLTGGMAFEGLNQAGDTEKDLIVVLNDNAMSIAPNVGALSSFVSRKLTGRRVVQFKKEIMDRLKSIPGVGDNILNLVRKSEDSFISFFTPGMLFEAFKFRYIGPIQGHRLDRLIEAFENTLHLDGPVLVHVLTVKGKGYPPAEKDPAHFHGVGSFEISTGSPPKPPTPKPPTYTEVFGNTMIELGERDPRIFAITAAMPEGTGLNRFGETFPDRFLDVGIAEQHAVTFAAGLATEGLRPVVAIYSTFLQRAFDQIIHDVCLPGLPVVFCLDRGGLVGEDGPTHHGHLDITYLRSLPGMTLMAPKDENELRHMLYTALKQPGPVAIRYPRGRGYGVALEKEFREIPIGEAEFLREGTDLLFLALGSMVLPALEAAEAMEREGISVGVVNTRFVKPMDRRLIDAAREVRGILTLEENVRQGGFGSAVLELLNDAGITKLPVWRIGLPDSFIEHGPVQVLKEKYGLDSAGILKEARDFWGQITK, encoded by the coding sequence TCGACAGCCCGGCGGACCTCAAGGACTTGGACCTTAAGGACCTGGAGAGATTGGCCAAGGAGATCCGCCGGGAGATCATCGAGACCGTGTCCAGAAACGGGGGACACCTGGCCCCGAGCCTCGGGGTGGTGGAACTCACCATCGCCCTTCATTACGTCTTCGACGCCCCGAAGGACAAGATCATCTGGGACGTGGGGCACCAGGCTTACACCCACAAACTGGTAACGGGCAGGAGGGAACGGTTCCGGACCCTGAGGACCTATGGCGGTATCAGCGGCTTCCCGAAGCGGTCCGAGAGCCCTTACGACACCTTTGATACGGGCCACAGCAGCACCTCCATCTCGGCCGGGCTGGGGATCAGCACGGCCAAGGCCCTGAAGGGAGAAAAGGCGAAGGTCATTGCGGTGATCGGTGACGGTTCCCTTACCGGGGGCATGGCCTTCGAGGGCTTGAACCAGGCGGGGGATACGGAAAAAGACCTCATCGTGGTGCTGAACGACAACGCCATGTCCATCGCCCCCAACGTGGGGGCCCTTTCTTCCTTCGTGAGCCGAAAATTGACGGGCCGGCGGGTTGTTCAGTTCAAAAAGGAGATCATGGACCGCCTCAAGTCTATTCCGGGGGTGGGGGACAACATTCTCAACCTGGTTCGAAAGAGTGAAGATTCCTTTATCTCCTTCTTTACGCCCGGTATGCTTTTTGAGGCCTTCAAGTTCCGTTACATCGGCCCGATCCAGGGGCACCGTCTGGACCGGCTCATAGAGGCCTTTGAGAACACCCTGCACCTCGACGGCCCCGTGCTCGTCCATGTGCTGACCGTAAAGGGTAAGGGCTATCCTCCGGCCGAGAAAGATCCCGCCCACTTTCACGGGGTGGGGAGTTTCGAGATCTCAACCGGATCCCCCCCCAAGCCCCCGACACCGAAACCCCCGACCTACACGGAGGTTTTCGGAAACACCATGATAGAGCTGGGCGAAAGAGATCCTCGCATCTTCGCCATCACGGCGGCCATGCCCGAAGGAACGGGCTTGAACCGATTCGGGGAGACCTTTCCGGATCGGTTTCTGGACGTAGGGATTGCGGAACAACATGCGGTCACCTTTGCGGCCGGGCTGGCGACGGAGGGTCTTCGGCCCGTCGTCGCAATCTATTCCACCTTTCTCCAGCGCGCCTTCGACCAGATCATCCATGATGTTTGCCTTCCCGGCCTCCCCGTAGTCTTCTGCCTGGATCGCGGCGGGCTGGTAGGGGAAGACGGTCCCACCCATCACGGTCATTTGGATATCACTTACCTGAGAAGTCTGCCAGGGATGACCCTCATGGCCCCCAAGGATGAAAACGAACTCCGTCACATGCTCTATACCGCCCTGAAACAGCCCGGGCCCGTGGCCATCCGTTATCCCCGGGGAAGGGGCTACGGTGTCGCCCTGGAGAAGGAGTTCAGGGAAATCCCCATCGGGGAGGCTGAGTTCTTAAGGGAAGGGACCGATCTTCTTTTCCTGGCCTTGGGCAGCATGGTTTTGCCTGCCCTTGAAGCGGCCGAGGCCATGGAAAGGGAGGGAATTTCCGTGGGCGTGGTGAACACCCGCTTCGTCAAACCCATGGACAGGAGGTTGATCGATGCAGCCCGGGAGGTCCGGGGAATCCTGACCCTGGAAGAAAACGTCCGGCAAGGGGGATTCGGGAGCGCGGTCCTCGAACTCTTAAACGACGCCGGAATCACGAAACTCCCGGTGTGGAGGATCGGTCTTCCAGACTCCTTCATCGAACACGGTCCGGTCCAGGTGCTGAAGGAAAAATACGGGTTGGACTCCGCGGGCATTCTCAAGGAGGCCAGAGATTTCTGGGGGCAAATCACGAAGTGA